The Gemmatimonadales bacterium nucleotide sequence CGCCCGTTCGCGTCGTGCTGCCTCATGCGCAGCGGCAAGGTCTTGGTGCCGCGCAGCGCGAGCCAGCAGTCGAATGGTCCCGGCACCGCGCCGACCGATTTCTGGATGAACTGGAGTTGCGCGGCGAGGTCGTCGCTCCTGAGGGCGACGATGCCGCCGATCATGTCGGAGTGGCCGTTCAGGTATTTGGTGGTGGAATGCAGCACGATGTCCGCGCCGAACTCGAACGGGCGCTGGAACACCGGCGTCGCGAAGGTGTTGTCCACGACGAAGAGCAGCTTGCGGTCCTTCGCGAGATCGCCGAGCGCGGCGAGGTCGGCGAGGCGCATGAGCGGGTTGGTCGGGGTCTCGACGAACAGCATCCTGGTCTTGGGCGTGACCGCCGCGGCGACCGGGTCCGCGTCCCTGGTGTCCACGAAAGTGAATGAGAGGCCGAGGCGCGAGAGGATCTTGTCCATCAGCCGGTGCGTGCCGCCGTAGACGTTCTCTCCGCACACGACGTGGTCGCCGGCCGAGAGTAGCGTGAGCACTCCGTGGATGGCGCCCATTCCGGAACCGAAGGCGAGGCCGTGGGTGCCGCCTTCGAGCGCGGCGACGTTGCGCTCGAGGGCCTGGCGCGTGGGGTTCACGGTCCGGGCGTAGTCGTAGCCCTTGTTCTTCCCGATGCCTTCCTGCACGTACGTGGAGGTCTGGAAGATCGGCATGGTCACGGAACCGGCCAACGGCTCCGGTTCCTGGCCGGCGTGGACGGCGCGGGTGGCGATACCGAAGGTCAGGTCCCGGTCGGCGGTGCGGGTCATGCGGGGCTCGGCGACATGGTTGGCAACCGAACCTTACACCGGAGCACAGGTGGCAGCAAGGCGGAGGCGGGTTGACTGTACCCCGCGGAAGGTCTAGGGTTCGCCTCATGACGGTGCCATCGCCGGTTACCTGCCTCGTCGTGGATGACGAGGCGCCGCTTCGCCAGATCCTGGTGCGCCTGTTGAAGACGCAGGGGCACGTCTGTCGCGAGGCCGGGTCGGGGCGCGAGGCGCTCGAGCTGCTGGAGCAAGAGCCGGCAGACCTGGTGTTGAGCGACATCCACATGCCGGAGATGGATGGCACGCAGCTGCTCGCCGAGATCCGGAAGCGGTGGCCGGACACCGGTGTGGTGATGATCACGGCGGTGACGGACACGCAGACGGCGGTGGCGTGCCTCAACGAGGGTGCGCTCGACTACCTCGGCAAGCCGTTCCAGGTGGAGGAGGCGCTCGTGCGCGTCCGCCAGGCGCTGGAAAAGCGGCGGCTGATCCTCGAGAACCGCGACTACCAGGTCA carries:
- a CDS encoding aminotransferase class I/II-fold pyridoxal phosphate-dependent enzyme translates to MTRTADRDLTFGIATRAVHAGQEPEPLAGSVTMPIFQTSTYVQEGIGKNKGYDYARTVNPTRQALERNVAALEGGTHGLAFGSGMGAIHGVLTLLSAGDHVVCGENVYGGTHRLMDKILSRLGLSFTFVDTRDADPVAAAVTPKTRMLFVETPTNPLMRLADLAALGDLAKDRKLLFVVDNTFATPVFQRPFEFGADIVLHSTTKYLNGHSDMIGGIVALRSDDLAAQLQFIQKSVGAVPGPFDCWLALRGTKTLPLRMRQHDANGR